A genomic segment from Variovorax paradoxus B4 encodes:
- a CDS encoding phosphate/phosphite/phosphonate ABC transporter substrate-binding protein — translation MKKLLAAAAAALSLSAALSPTVHAQSVADGSREHPLRVLLIPADGGTESGTKADYAPVFNAITRTTGLNFDLKVGQSYGAVVEGMCNQLADIAFFGPVSYVQAHKRGCAQLLAVGVEKGASVYYAGMFAKANAPIAGIKDVKGKRVAFGDVNSASSFTFQVAMLMDAGMDPARDLSAIRMTGSHASSLAALVQDQVDVASLSFDSYEKAVKQGAVDPKTMKVIARSMAIPYPPLALNSKLPEPLKAKLKDAFQTVNKAPGVTPDMIRGYGGSKIDGYDTKFSEDEFNVAAEKLGLLTDELKGRILAKAAER, via the coding sequence ATGAAGAAGCTCCTGGCCGCCGCGGCCGCCGCACTCTCGCTGTCCGCAGCGCTTTCCCCCACGGTCCATGCGCAATCGGTGGCCGACGGCTCGCGCGAGCATCCGCTGCGCGTGCTGCTGATTCCCGCCGACGGCGGCACCGAGTCGGGCACCAAGGCCGACTACGCGCCGGTCTTCAACGCGATCACGCGCACCACGGGCCTGAACTTCGACCTGAAGGTCGGCCAGTCGTACGGTGCCGTGGTCGAGGGCATGTGCAACCAGCTCGCCGACATCGCCTTCTTTGGCCCGGTGTCGTATGTGCAGGCCCACAAGCGCGGCTGCGCGCAACTGCTGGCCGTGGGCGTGGAGAAGGGCGCTTCGGTGTACTACGCCGGCATGTTCGCCAAGGCCAATGCACCCATCGCAGGCATCAAGGACGTCAAGGGCAAGCGCGTGGCCTTCGGCGACGTCAACTCGGCCTCGAGCTTCACCTTCCAGGTCGCGATGCTGATGGACGCGGGCATGGACCCGGCCAGGGACCTCTCCGCCATCCGCATGACCGGCAGCCACGCGAGCAGCCTGGCCGCGCTGGTGCAGGACCAGGTCGACGTGGCATCGCTCTCGTTCGACTCCTACGAGAAGGCGGTGAAGCAGGGCGCAGTCGATCCGAAGACCATGAAGGTCATCGCCAGGAGCATGGCCATTCCGTACCCGCCGCTCGCGCTCAACTCGAAGCTGCCCGAGCCGCTCAAGGCCAAGCTGAAGGACGCCTTCCAGACGGTGAACAAGGCCCCCGGCGTCACGCCCGACATGATCCGCGGCTACGGCGGCAGCAAGATCGACGGCTACGACACCAAGTTCTCCGAAGACGAGTTCAACGTCGCGGCCGAGAAGCTCGGCCTGCTGACCGACGAGCTCAAGGGCCGCATCCTCGCCAAGGCCGCGGAGCGTTGA
- the phnC gene encoding phosphonate ABC transporter ATP-binding protein, translated as MLNFDSVAMRYADGTRALDGVSLQVPAGQFCVVLGSSGAGKSTLLRMANGLVKPTQGAVQVEGVQIAAASLARIRPRIGMIHQQFNLVLRSTVAANVLAGALPAMPTWRALLGLFSDAQRSKACALIESVGLQEQHLLRRVSELSGGQQQRVGIARAFMLDPPLVLADEPVASLDPQTSHDVLSLLRGQARERGTTVLCSLHQIELACEFADRIVALRQGAVVFDGAPEAFEPKVFDTIYGRAPASAPQPYGPGNEPEAMLPLHAGGMLELAQ; from the coding sequence ATGCTGAACTTCGATTCGGTCGCCATGCGCTATGCCGATGGCACGCGCGCGCTCGACGGCGTCTCGCTGCAGGTGCCGGCCGGCCAGTTCTGCGTGGTGCTGGGGTCCTCGGGCGCGGGCAAGTCGACGCTGCTGCGCATGGCCAACGGGCTGGTCAAGCCCACGCAGGGCGCGGTGCAGGTCGAAGGCGTGCAGATCGCGGCCGCATCGCTCGCCCGCATCCGCCCGCGCATCGGCATGATCCACCAGCAGTTCAACCTCGTGCTGCGCTCCACCGTGGCCGCCAATGTGCTGGCCGGCGCGCTGCCCGCGATGCCGACCTGGCGTGCGCTCCTGGGCCTGTTCTCCGATGCGCAGCGCAGCAAGGCCTGCGCGCTGATCGAATCGGTGGGCCTCCAGGAACAACATCTGCTGCGCCGCGTGAGCGAACTCTCGGGCGGGCAGCAGCAGCGCGTGGGCATCGCGCGTGCCTTCATGCTCGATCCGCCGCTGGTGCTGGCCGACGAGCCGGTGGCCAGCCTCGATCCGCAGACCAGCCACGACGTGCTGTCGCTGCTGCGAGGGCAGGCGCGCGAGCGCGGCACCACGGTGCTGTGCAGCCTGCACCAGATCGAGCTGGCCTGCGAGTTCGCCGACCGCATCGTGGCGCTGCGCCAGGGCGCGGTGGTGTTCGATGGCGCGCCGGAGGCCTTCGAGCCGAAGGTCTTCGATACGATCTACGGCCGCGCCCCGGCCTCTGCGCCGCAGCCGTACGGACCGGGCAACGAACCCGAAGCCATGCTGCCATTGCACGCCGGCGGCATGCTGGAGCTTGCGCAATGA
- a CDS encoding phosphocholine-specific phospholipase C: protein MNTTNRRDFFRKSAGAIGAASAMTMLPPVIRKALAVEAAVDTGTIQDIKHIVILMQENRSFDHYFGTLRGVRGFGDRFPIPLASGKPVYFQPNPSGGAEIQPFRRDSRIANALIGSGTPHNFPDQQAAWNQGKMDRWIQFKNQATMGYYLRDDIPFQFALADAFTICDGYHCSILTGTDPNRIIFWSGSNFNPELRKKGINSTDTDSEPVNSRCWPSPSSWVAGRGQEADGTGQKDPTTGAYNYKYVNNAFKWNTLPDVLQKAGISWHIYQNMNNNWTGAMHGCLAFESFRTAQPGSPIYEHGLTGGPATADGAVNFLAQLKQDVMNGTLPQVSWVLPTQALAEHPGSSEGVAGAADFISDVLSALTSNPAVWSKTALFVTFDENDGFFDHLAMPAVPSYDANGELMGKSTVPLDGEYFDASVGSYLNAADTTSGKIRPWGLSSRVPTYVVSPWSKGGWVNSQVFDHTSVGRFLEKRFGITVDAISPWHRAVCGDLTSCFDFVSPNDPVVPKLPDTSNYPAINAAQRALANTAAVTKAPATPQPLYQETGTRFSRALPYELHTSARIEPRGLVSLIFGNTGEQGAVFHVYDKLHLDRIPRRYTVEAGKQIADYWNTGATDSGKYDLWVYSTNGYVRSFQGDALATDTAAFKPEVQVCYDPAAGQVYVKVHNAGTGSGTVAVTANAYRADGPWSLDVAAGATGMLHWSLEDSGHWYDFTVTADNFERRFAGRVETGKPSVSDPAMALHLKA, encoded by the coding sequence ATGAACACCACCAACCGTCGCGATTTCTTCCGCAAGTCGGCGGGCGCCATCGGCGCCGCATCGGCCATGACGATGCTTCCGCCCGTGATCCGCAAGGCGCTCGCCGTCGAGGCCGCTGTCGACACCGGCACCATCCAGGACATCAAGCACATCGTGATCCTGATGCAGGAGAACCGCAGCTTCGACCACTACTTCGGCACCCTGCGCGGCGTGCGCGGCTTCGGCGACCGCTTCCCGATTCCGCTGGCCAGCGGCAAGCCGGTGTATTTCCAGCCCAATCCCAGCGGCGGCGCGGAGATCCAGCCCTTCCGCCGCGATTCCAGGATCGCAAATGCGCTGATCGGATCCGGCACGCCGCACAACTTCCCTGACCAGCAAGCGGCATGGAACCAGGGAAAGATGGATCGCTGGATTCAGTTCAAGAACCAGGCGACGATGGGCTACTACCTGCGCGACGACATTCCGTTCCAGTTCGCGCTGGCCGATGCATTCACGATCTGCGACGGCTACCACTGTTCCATCCTCACCGGCACCGACCCGAACCGCATCATTTTCTGGTCGGGTTCCAACTTCAACCCGGAGCTGCGCAAGAAGGGCATCAACAGCACGGACACCGATTCCGAACCCGTCAACTCGCGCTGCTGGCCCAGCCCGTCGAGCTGGGTTGCGGGTCGGGGGCAGGAGGCCGACGGCACCGGTCAGAAAGACCCCACCACCGGGGCCTACAACTACAAGTACGTCAACAACGCCTTCAAATGGAACACGTTGCCGGACGTACTGCAGAAGGCAGGCATCAGCTGGCACATCTACCAGAACATGAACAACAACTGGACGGGCGCCATGCACGGCTGCCTGGCCTTCGAGAGCTTCCGCACCGCGCAGCCGGGTTCGCCGATCTATGAACACGGCCTGACGGGTGGCCCCGCGACGGCGGACGGCGCTGTCAATTTCCTCGCCCAGCTCAAGCAGGACGTGATGAACGGCACCCTGCCGCAGGTCTCGTGGGTGCTGCCCACGCAGGCTCTGGCCGAGCATCCCGGCAGCAGCGAAGGCGTTGCCGGCGCCGCCGACTTCATCTCGGATGTGCTGAGCGCGCTGACGTCCAACCCCGCGGTCTGGAGCAAGACGGCGCTCTTCGTGACCTTCGACGAGAACGACGGCTTCTTCGACCATCTGGCGATGCCGGCGGTGCCGTCGTACGACGCCAATGGCGAGCTGATGGGCAAGTCCACCGTGCCGCTGGATGGCGAGTATTTCGACGCCTCCGTGGGCAGCTACCTGAACGCCGCCGACACCACCAGCGGCAAGATTCGCCCATGGGGCCTGAGTTCGCGCGTGCCGACGTACGTGGTGTCGCCGTGGAGCAAGGGCGGCTGGGTCAATTCGCAAGTGTTCGACCACACCTCGGTGGGCCGGTTCCTGGAGAAGCGTTTCGGCATCACGGTGGACGCCATCAGCCCGTGGCATCGCGCGGTCTGCGGCGACCTCACCTCCTGCTTCGACTTCGTCAGCCCGAACGATCCGGTGGTCCCCAAGCTGCCCGACACGAGCAACTATCCCGCGATCAATGCAGCGCAGCGAGCTCTGGCCAACACGGCTGCCGTGACAAAGGCGCCCGCCACGCCGCAGCCGCTGTACCAGGAGACCGGCACGCGCTTTTCGCGCGCGCTGCCCTACGAGCTGCACACCAGCGCGCGCATCGAGCCGCGCGGCTTGGTGTCGCTGATCTTCGGCAACACCGGCGAGCAGGGCGCGGTGTTCCACGTCTACGACAAGCTGCACCTGGACCGCATTCCGCGCCGCTACACGGTGGAGGCCGGCAAGCAGATTGCCGACTACTGGAACACCGGCGCCACCGACAGCGGCAAGTACGACCTGTGGGTCTACAGCACCAATGGCTACGTGCGCAGCTTCCAGGGCGATGCGCTGGCGACCGACACCGCGGCCTTCAAGCCCGAGGTGCAGGTGTGCTACGACCCGGCCGCGGGCCAGGTCTACGTGAAGGTGCACAACGCCGGCACGGGCAGCGGCACGGTCGCGGTCACGGCCAACGCCTACCGCGCCGACGGCCCCTGGTCGCTCGACGTGGCTGCGGGAGCCACGGGCATGCTGCACTGGAGCCTGGAAGACAGCGGCCACTGGTACGACTTCACCGTGACCGCCGACAACTTCGAGCGCCGCTTCGCGGGCCGCGTCGAGACCGGCAAGCCGAGCGTGAGCGATCCGGCGATGGCGCTGCACCTGAAGGCCTGA
- the ltrA gene encoding group II intron reverse transcriptase/maturase: MPTGSAMHQKCVQAQRPTQGRGEAAPERGRDEARPARHDHTHWGPEDLLGQALAQHNMAAAWKRVKANKGSAGVDGRTVQQTGEDLKTQWPDIRRGLLDGTYRPSPVRRVGIPKLGGGTRELGIPTVVDRLIQQALLQVLQPLIDPTFSEHSYGFRPGRSAHQAVQAARQYVEQGRRVVVDVDLGKFFDRVNHDILMDRLGKRIADKAVLRLIRHYLNAGIMAHGVMQMRVEGTPQGGPLSPPLLANVLLDEVDRALERRGRKFVRYADDCNVYVKSERAGQRVLDGVRACYAKLRLKVNETKTAVATAWGRKFLGYCLWAAPQKQVKLAVAGEAVQRYKQRIRQITRRQTGRSMNQIAQDLQAFLPGWKAYFQLAQTPSVWRRLDEWLRHRLRAIQLKFWCRGPTMYRELRALGASGDVAAQIAGNSRRWWHNSALGLNRVLTIAYFDRLGVPRLC; the protein is encoded by the coding sequence ATGCCGACCGGAAGTGCAATGCATCAGAAGTGCGTGCAAGCGCAGCGACCGACGCAAGGGCGCGGTGAAGCCGCGCCGGAGCGTGGGCGCGATGAAGCACGGCCGGCGCGGCATGACCACACGCACTGGGGGCCAGAGGACCTGCTGGGGCAGGCACTGGCACAGCACAACATGGCGGCGGCGTGGAAACGCGTCAAAGCCAACAAGGGGAGCGCCGGCGTCGATGGACGCACGGTGCAGCAAACGGGGGAAGACCTGAAGACCCAATGGCCCGACATCCGGCGCGGCTTGCTCGACGGTACCTACCGGCCCAGTCCGGTACGCCGCGTGGGCATTCCCAAACTGGGTGGCGGGACACGGGAATTGGGGATTCCCACCGTGGTGGACAGGCTGATCCAGCAGGCCCTGTTGCAGGTGCTGCAACCGCTCATCGATCCGACCTTCAGCGAGCACAGCTACGGCTTTAGGCCGGGGCGCAGCGCGCATCAGGCGGTCCAAGCGGCCAGGCAGTATGTGGAGCAAGGGCGACGTGTGGTGGTGGACGTGGACCTGGGGAAATTCTTCGACCGCGTGAACCACGACATCCTGATGGATCGGCTGGGCAAGCGAATCGCCGACAAGGCGGTGCTGCGGCTGATCCGTCACTACCTGAACGCCGGCATCATGGCGCACGGGGTCATGCAGATGCGCGTGGAGGGCACGCCGCAAGGTGGGCCGCTGTCGCCGCCGCTGCTGGCCAACGTGCTGCTCGACGAGGTGGACCGCGCGCTCGAACGCAGGGGGCGCAAATTCGTGCGCTACGCGGACGATTGCAACGTCTACGTCAAGAGCGAGCGTGCCGGGCAACGGGTGCTGGACGGGGTGCGCGCCTGCTACGCCAAGCTGCGGTTGAAGGTCAACGAGACCAAGACCGCTGTGGCGACGGCATGGGGGCGCAAGTTCCTGGGCTACTGCCTGTGGGCTGCGCCGCAAAAGCAGGTGAAACTGGCCGTGGCCGGGGAGGCGGTGCAACGCTACAAGCAGCGCATTCGCCAGATAACCCGGCGCCAGACGGGGCGCAGCATGAACCAGATCGCACAGGACCTGCAAGCGTTCCTGCCGGGGTGGAAGGCGTACTTCCAACTGGCACAGACGCCCTCGGTCTGGCGGCGACTGGACGAATGGTTGCGGCACCGCTTGCGAGCCATCCAGTTGAAGTTCTGGTGTCGGGGCCCGACCATGTACCGTGAACTGCGCGCCTTGGGCGCCAGCGGCGACGTGGCGGCCCAGATCGCTGGCAACTCTCGCCGTTGGTGGCACAACAGCGCACTCGGCCTGAACCGGGTGCTCACCATCGCATACTTCGATCGCCTTGGAGTTCCCCGCCTGTGCTGA
- a CDS encoding HAD-IIA family hydrolase gives MSTKSKTATGNGNASSNGTAVNGEWPTRARHLLVDLDGTLVRQQEAIDGAAALLAHFHDRYAIVSNNSTHTAQGLAKRLGRLGLRVPPGRIVLAGELAVRQLAQQHPGARVLLIGSPALQRFARAEGCDLVQESADFVLLALDMHFSHARLAVVANELLRGAKLIATNADATHPGPQGRVVPETGALLAAVIAASGQQPWRVIGKPAPLLFEEGLRRLGAEPGSTVVVGDNPLTDAEGAARLGMACLLVGQTPGAVAPTVAGLFAAREEAPQYRLSESTSKVWRSVRTEVS, from the coding sequence ATGAGCACGAAATCCAAGACAGCGACAGGCAATGGCAACGCCAGCAGCAACGGCACCGCAGTGAACGGCGAATGGCCCACGCGGGCCCGCCACTTGCTGGTCGACCTCGACGGCACGCTGGTGCGCCAGCAGGAAGCGATCGACGGCGCAGCCGCACTGCTCGCGCACTTTCACGATCGCTACGCCATCGTTTCCAACAACTCCACGCACACGGCGCAGGGCCTGGCGAAGCGGCTGGGCCGGCTGGGTCTGCGCGTGCCGCCAGGGCGCATCGTGCTGGCCGGCGAACTGGCGGTGCGGCAACTGGCGCAGCAGCACCCCGGCGCCCGCGTGCTGCTGATCGGGAGTCCGGCGCTCCAGCGGTTTGCGCGTGCCGAAGGCTGCGATCTCGTACAGGAGAGCGCCGACTTCGTGCTGCTCGCGCTCGACATGCACTTCAGCCATGCGCGGCTCGCCGTCGTCGCGAATGAATTGCTGCGCGGCGCCAAGCTGATCGCGACGAATGCCGACGCCACGCACCCCGGCCCGCAAGGCCGCGTGGTGCCCGAGACCGGCGCGCTGCTCGCCGCCGTGATCGCCGCGAGCGGCCAGCAGCCCTGGCGCGTGATCGGCAAGCCCGCGCCGCTGCTGTTCGAGGAAGGCCTGCGCCGCCTGGGCGCAGAGCCCGGCAGCACGGTGGTCGTCGGCGACAACCCGCTCACCGATGCCGAAGGCGCCGCGAGGCTCGGCATGGCGTGCCTGCTGGTGGGCCAGACACCGGGTGCGGTAGCGCCCACCGTGGCCGGACTGTTCGCTGCGCGCGAAGAAGCGCCTCAGTACCGCTTGAGCGAGAGCACGTCGAAAGTCTGGCGCAGCGTGCGCACCGAGGTGTCGTAG
- a CDS encoding class I SAM-dependent methyltransferase yields the protein MPGYQIKLERIAIAGADDLVIRSLLDRQQFSDPLGAAAAQGISSASWPMFGLLWPSGAQLAARMAIHPVVLGARVLEIGCGLALASLVGHRRGNDMTASDCHPLTAGFLLENLRLNALPPMKYRRGHWGMQETGADGDVHGLYDLIIGSDLLYERDAKGLLAAFVGRHASPAAAVWIVDPDRGNRPAFNRQMAEEGFGMCEERLDQLATVNTVGYRGRLLTYRRTTG from the coding sequence ATGCCGGGCTACCAAATCAAGCTGGAACGCATCGCCATCGCGGGTGCGGACGACCTCGTCATCCGGTCGCTGCTCGACCGCCAACAGTTCTCCGACCCGCTGGGCGCGGCCGCCGCGCAAGGCATTTCTTCGGCTTCGTGGCCGATGTTCGGCTTGCTCTGGCCGTCGGGCGCACAGCTGGCTGCGCGCATGGCGATACACCCGGTCGTGCTCGGTGCGCGCGTGCTCGAAATCGGCTGCGGTCTGGCGCTGGCGAGCCTCGTCGGCCATCGCCGCGGCAACGACATGACCGCCAGCGACTGCCACCCGCTCACCGCAGGCTTCCTGCTGGAGAACCTTCGACTGAATGCGCTGCCGCCCATGAAGTACCGGCGCGGCCACTGGGGCATGCAGGAGACCGGGGCCGATGGCGACGTGCATGGCCTGTACGACCTCATCATCGGCAGCGACCTGCTGTACGAGCGCGATGCAAAGGGCCTGCTCGCAGCCTTCGTCGGCCGCCACGCCAGCCCCGCCGCCGCGGTATGGATCGTCGACCCCGACCGCGGCAACCGGCCGGCCTTCAACCGGCAGATGGCCGAAGAGGGGTTCGGCATGTGCGAGGAGCGGCTGGACCAGCTGGCGACAGTCAATACCGTGGGCTACAGGGGACGATTGCTGACCTACCGGCGAACCACCGGCTGA
- a CDS encoding YadA family autotransporter adhesin encodes MKHRNKRTARGTALLGLAVAIGSAAGMASAQPVAWDPVKGNLGIGDNAGTTGVTGSNNQAIGKNAGNNVSTQWNLGIGEAAGTNVSGGNANTAIGFNAGQNVAGGWNQAFGRSAGQNVTGNYNNATGFWAGTGVTGSYNSAYGASAGRTVTGSNNQAFGQGAGNNVSTNWNLAIGEGAGSNVSGKNANQAIGYYAGTNVVGGWNQSMGRSAGQNVTGDYNNAVGFWAGTDVTGTGNEAYGSNAGRNVAGNGNQAYGGDAGRNVNGSNNLSTGQGAGARVTGSGNQASGLMAGAQVEGNNNVAMGQAAGGGVQGSQNVALGAASGQGVVGSNNIAQGSGAGQNVSGNGNIAIGTEAGVYVSASQAISLGTSARASADNAVAIGSNATASHANSVALGSGSVTTRGAQSNYVAVGMAGLQSSAGEVALGNRQLTGVAPGSAPTDATNVGQVQGMVQTGVASANAYTDTVAAQGLPFGKAYTDLTAVRLQNQMDENARRAYAGIAGVAAMEAAPVVPGKTSYAVGLGNFRSESAMGGSIRRTSEDGRYSVTLGVGATSSGVVSRVAFTGVFD; translated from the coding sequence GTGAAGCACAGGAACAAGCGCACGGCGCGCGGCACGGCGCTGCTCGGGCTGGCCGTGGCGATCGGCTCGGCCGCGGGCATGGCGTCGGCCCAGCCGGTCGCCTGGGACCCGGTCAAGGGCAATCTCGGCATCGGCGACAACGCCGGCACGACCGGCGTCACGGGCAGCAACAACCAGGCGATCGGCAAGAACGCCGGCAACAACGTCTCGACCCAGTGGAACCTGGGCATCGGCGAGGCCGCCGGCACCAACGTGAGCGGCGGCAACGCCAACACGGCCATCGGCTTCAACGCGGGCCAGAACGTGGCGGGAGGATGGAACCAGGCCTTCGGCCGCAGCGCGGGCCAGAACGTCACCGGCAACTACAACAACGCCACCGGCTTCTGGGCCGGCACCGGCGTGACCGGCTCGTACAACAGCGCCTATGGCGCAAGCGCGGGCCGCACCGTGACGGGCAGCAACAACCAGGCTTTCGGGCAGGGCGCAGGCAACAACGTCAGCACCAACTGGAATCTCGCGATAGGCGAGGGAGCGGGCTCCAACGTGTCGGGCAAGAACGCCAACCAGGCCATCGGCTACTACGCGGGTACCAACGTGGTTGGCGGCTGGAACCAGTCGATGGGCCGCAGCGCGGGCCAGAACGTGACCGGCGACTACAACAACGCGGTCGGCTTCTGGGCCGGCACCGACGTGACGGGCACCGGCAACGAGGCCTACGGCAGCAACGCCGGGCGCAACGTGGCCGGCAACGGCAATCAGGCCTACGGCGGCGACGCGGGCCGGAACGTGAACGGCAGCAACAACCTCTCCACGGGGCAGGGCGCGGGTGCCAGGGTGACCGGCTCGGGCAACCAGGCCTCGGGCCTGATGGCCGGTGCGCAGGTCGAGGGCAACAACAACGTGGCGATGGGGCAGGCCGCGGGCGGCGGGGTGCAGGGCAGCCAGAACGTGGCGCTCGGCGCGGCCTCGGGCCAGGGCGTGGTGGGCAGCAACAACATCGCGCAGGGCAGCGGTGCGGGCCAGAACGTCTCCGGCAACGGCAACATCGCGATCGGCACCGAGGCCGGTGTGTACGTGAGTGCGAGCCAGGCCATCTCGCTCGGCACGTCCGCGCGCGCCAGTGCCGACAATGCCGTGGCGATCGGCAGCAACGCGACGGCCTCGCATGCGAACAGCGTGGCGCTGGGCTCGGGCAGCGTGACCACGCGCGGCGCGCAGTCGAACTACGTGGCCGTGGGCATGGCGGGCCTGCAGTCGTCGGCCGGCGAAGTGGCGCTGGGCAACCGCCAGCTCACCGGCGTGGCGCCCGGCAGCGCGCCGACCGACGCGACCAACGTGGGCCAGGTGCAGGGCATGGTGCAGACGGGCGTTGCATCGGCCAACGCGTACACCGACACCGTCGCGGCGCAGGGCCTGCCGTTCGGCAAGGCCTACACCGACCTGACGGCCGTGCGCCTGCAGAACCAGATGGACGAGAACGCGCGGCGCGCCTACGCGGGCATCGCCGGTGTTGCCGCGATGGAGGCCGCGCCGGTCGTGCCCGGCAAGACCAGCTACGCCGTGGGCCTGGGCAACTTCCGCAGCGAGAGCGCGATGGGCGGCTCGATCCGCCGCACGTCGGAGGACGGCCGCTACAGCGTCACGCTCGGCGTGGGCGCGACCAGTTCGGGCGTGGTGAGCCGGGTGGCGTTCACGGGTGTGTTCGACTGA
- a CDS encoding MurR/RpiR family transcriptional regulator, translated as MKRNSTPRSASTKATATPPPEAPDGQVSAVLARIETLWSSLGPVGQRIADFIVKNPREVVHMSVSEVAERTGSSEGSIVGLCKNLGATGFQQIKIALAQEIVRPVQFIHEDLDPQDKADAVIRKIFQSNVQTLHDTQATLDAKAMERAVKLFRKAERIEIYGIGSSATIAEDAHYRMLRIGLNAKVEVDSHVQAISASLTDSKVAVLTISHSGSTHETVTATRLAKEAGASTVCITNFGKSPIQAFADVVLFTMARETSFRTEAMTSRLAQLAIIDVLIACLALSDYDTSVRTLRQTFDVLSLKRY; from the coding sequence ATGAAGCGCAACAGCACCCCCCGATCCGCCAGCACCAAGGCCACCGCCACGCCGCCGCCCGAGGCGCCGGACGGGCAGGTCTCGGCAGTGCTGGCGCGCATCGAGACGCTGTGGTCCTCCCTCGGCCCGGTGGGCCAGCGCATCGCCGACTTCATCGTGAAGAATCCGCGCGAGGTGGTCCACATGTCGGTGAGCGAGGTGGCCGAGCGCACCGGCTCGAGCGAGGGGAGCATCGTCGGCCTGTGCAAGAACCTTGGCGCCACCGGTTTCCAGCAGATCAAGATCGCGCTGGCGCAGGAGATCGTGCGGCCGGTGCAGTTCATCCATGAAGACCTCGATCCGCAGGACAAGGCCGACGCGGTCATTCGCAAGATCTTCCAGAGCAACGTGCAGACGCTGCACGACACGCAGGCCACGCTCGACGCGAAGGCGATGGAGCGCGCGGTCAAGCTGTTCCGCAAGGCCGAGCGCATCGAGATCTATGGCATCGGCAGCTCCGCCACGATCGCCGAAGACGCCCACTACCGCATGCTGCGCATCGGCCTGAACGCCAAGGTGGAGGTCGATTCGCACGTGCAGGCCATCAGCGCCTCGCTCACCGATTCGAAGGTGGCGGTGCTCACCATCTCGCACTCGGGCAGCACGCACGAGACAGTCACGGCCACGCGGCTTGCGAAGGAAGCGGGTGCCTCCACGGTGTGCATCACCAACTTCGGCAAGTCGCCGATCCAGGCCTTTGCCGACGTGGTGCTCTTCACCATGGCGCGCGAGACCAGCTTTCGCACCGAGGCAATGACGAGCCGCCTCGCACAGCTGGCGATCATCGACGTGCTGATCGCCTGCCTCGCGCTCTCGGACTACGACACCTCGGTGCGCACGCTGCGCCAGACTTTCGACGTGCTCTCGCTCAAGCGGTACTGA
- the phnE gene encoding phosphonate ABC transporter, permease protein PhnE, which produces MSSLTRPSSAWELPRPFGTRSLVVLFLVVVVGFFAGQRVEMGRMLSLTGEGVLAAVGLRDQSQVLSGLGTIARSLFPPQISERTEVSRIEGFDRNRLPWFSHVETEESRQPRLNPQTLQMEEVVDRREVLVEPFGYLWHVAVKMLETFEIAIWATLLAIVLSAPLAWCSAKNYTPNCTVYTLARGVVGMFRAVPELVSALFLVLAYGFGPIAGVLALALHSAGFLGKFYAEDIETADDKPQEALRAIGANKLKVMRFAVLPQVMPQFIAYTLYILDRNVRMATVVGLVGAGGIGQELKGRYDMYNYAHVGTILIAIFLTVLMLDRVAARLRSRYA; this is translated from the coding sequence ATGAGCAGCCTGACCCGTCCCTCGTCGGCCTGGGAACTGCCGCGGCCCTTTGGCACCCGCAGCCTCGTCGTGCTGTTCCTCGTGGTCGTCGTCGGCTTCTTCGCCGGCCAGCGCGTGGAGATGGGCCGCATGCTGTCGCTCACCGGCGAGGGCGTGCTCGCGGCCGTCGGCCTGCGCGACCAGTCGCAGGTGCTGTCGGGCCTGGGCACCATCGCGCGTTCGCTCTTTCCACCGCAGATCTCGGAGCGCACCGAGGTTTCGCGCATCGAGGGCTTCGACCGCAACCGGCTGCCCTGGTTCTCGCACGTCGAGACCGAGGAGTCGCGACAGCCCAGGCTCAATCCGCAGACGCTGCAGATGGAAGAGGTGGTCGACCGGCGCGAGGTGCTGGTGGAGCCCTTCGGTTACCTCTGGCACGTGGCGGTGAAGATGCTCGAGACCTTCGAGATCGCCATCTGGGCCACGCTGCTGGCCATCGTGCTGAGTGCGCCGCTGGCATGGTGCAGCGCGAAGAACTACACGCCCAACTGCACCGTCTACACGCTCGCGCGCGGCGTGGTCGGCATGTTCCGCGCGGTGCCCGAACTCGTGAGCGCGCTGTTCCTGGTGCTTGCCTACGGCTTCGGCCCCATTGCCGGCGTGCTGGCGCTCGCGCTGCATTCGGCGGGCTTTCTTGGCAAGTTCTACGCGGAAGACATCGAGACCGCTGACGACAAGCCGCAGGAGGCGCTGCGCGCCATCGGCGCGAACAAGCTCAAGGTGATGCGCTTCGCGGTGCTGCCGCAGGTGATGCCGCAGTTCATCGCCTACACGCTGTACATCCTCGACCGCAACGTGCGCATGGCCACCGTGGTGGGGCTGGTGGGCGCGGGCGGCATCGGCCAGGAGCTCAAGGGCCGCTACGACATGTACAACTACGCGCACGTCGGAACGATCCTGATCGCGATCTTCCTGACCGTCCTCATGCTCGACAGGGTCGCAGCCCGGCTGCGCAGCCGCTATGCCTGA